A single genomic interval of Helianthus annuus cultivar XRQ/B chromosome 6, HanXRQr2.0-SUNRISE, whole genome shotgun sequence harbors:
- the LOC110864610 gene encoding uncharacterized protein LOC110864610: MASFFCSTNFLLLLMLLTAIPSAIIISLESATPATNYYQFHSTSWLRESSKWDEVNHRFIVSFTDTGGLGVVHVPDNHNPKVVLEEVPVVNNTDFVGNGTCGVFIDRPRNRVLAAIADVSGNTYSAVAAYDLDSWERLFYTHLSSSGDGKSCADDVTVDAEGNAYVTDVKGTQIWKVGVDGQLLSIIKSPIFHAKEWYNDILTLNGIVYHPNGYLIVAHTMTGTLFKVEINNDNKVSVIKVDSKLTFADGLELLSPTKLVVAGVTGVKLVETGDDWLTGSVVGRSPVLTHRFATAAMVKDGKVYINHALGMGYPKKKHIFVEAAFS; this comes from the exons ATGGCTTCCTTTTTTTGCTCCACCAATTTTTTGTTGCTACTTATGCTCCTAACGGCAATACCATCAGCCATCATCATATCGCTCGAATCAGCCACCCCGGCCACTAACTACTACCAGTTTCACAGCACAAGTTGGCTCAGAGAATCCAGCAAATGGGACGAAGTCAACCACCGCTTCATCGTCTCCTTCACTGACACTGGTGGCCTCGGCGTTGTCCATGTTCCCGACAACCACAACCCAAAAGTTGTCCTGGAAGAGGTTCCTGTCGTGAATAATACCGATTTTGTTGGGAATGGGACGTGTGGTGTTTTCATTGACCGCCCAAGGAACCGAGTGTTGGCGGCCATCGCTGATGTGTCTGGCAACACTTACAGTGCGGTTGCAGCCTATGATCTGGATTCGTGGGAACGCTTGTTTTATACTCACCTCAGTTCCTCAG GTGATGGAAAAAGTTGTGCAGATGATGTTACCGTCGATGCAGAAGGGAATGCATACGTAACAGACGTCAAAGGTACTCAAATTTGGAAAGTCGGGGTAGACGGTCAACTCTTATCGATCATAAAGAGCCCAATTTTCCATGCTAAAGAATGGTACAATGACATATTGACCCTTAACGGGATTGTCTACCATCCAAACGGGTACTTGATTGTCGCGCACACAATGACTGGAACCCTTTTCAAGGTTGAAATCAATAATGACAACAAAGTCAGTGTGATTAAAGTTGACAGTAAGCTGACATTTGCAGATGGTTTGGAACTTTTGTCACCCACTAAACTTGTTGTGGCTGGAGTCACTGGTGTGAAACTAGTTGAGACCGGGGATGATTGGTTAACCGGTTCGGTTGTTGGAAGGTCACCTGTGCTAACACATAGGTTTGCAACTGCAGCCATGGTGAAGGATGGGAAGGTGTATATTAATCATGCACTTGGTATGGGTTACCCCAAGAAGAAACATATATTTGTTGAAGCTGCATTttcttag